Proteins co-encoded in one Aggregicoccus sp. 17bor-14 genomic window:
- a CDS encoding TAXI family TRAP transporter solute-binding subunit has translation MTMDSLRRQLSRARRRDLWLTLTPTLLLIALAFSATLYFVKPAPPKHLVLALAPDEGGARYYARRYQELLKKDGITVELRNTEGSAHSVALLTDPAQHVDVAFVQSGLRDADKVKHVVSLGSLSYVPLWVFYRGAPVEDLRGLAGKRIAVGPEDSSTRALALTLLEANGIASGTEGAPTQLVPAERDAAMEALKAGTVDAAFVLAPAESPAVKKLAAVPGIQLLSFARADAYVRRYPYLSKLVLPRGVFDLAKDVPAHDVVLLSPTANLVARDSLHPALAYLLMRAGSEIHGGAGLLDRAGEFPAPLEAGFPLSSEARRYYQAGVPLLQRYLPFWAANLVDRLWVMLVPIIAVVVPLGRAVPALYRWRVRSRVFRWYARLKEIEIQLEENPGRPMLEDMLKRLEETERSVNQIPTPLAYAENLYFFREHVDVVRRRLVRRLAGVVDDSPAETQATG, from the coding sequence ATGACGATGGACTCGCTCCGCCGCCAGCTCTCGCGCGCGCGCCGCCGCGACCTCTGGCTCACGCTCACGCCCACGCTGCTGCTCATCGCGCTCGCCTTCTCGGCCACGCTGTACTTCGTGAAGCCCGCGCCCCCGAAGCACCTGGTGCTCGCGCTCGCCCCGGACGAGGGCGGCGCGCGCTACTACGCGCGGCGCTACCAGGAGCTGCTCAAGAAGGACGGCATCACCGTGGAGCTGCGCAACACGGAGGGCTCGGCGCACAGCGTGGCGCTGCTCACGGACCCCGCCCAGCACGTGGACGTGGCCTTCGTGCAGAGCGGCCTGCGGGACGCGGACAAGGTGAAGCACGTGGTGTCGCTGGGCAGCCTCTCCTACGTCCCGCTCTGGGTGTTCTACCGGGGCGCGCCGGTCGAGGACCTGCGCGGGCTCGCGGGCAAGCGCATCGCGGTGGGGCCCGAGGACAGCAGCACGCGCGCCCTCGCGCTCACGCTGCTCGAGGCCAACGGCATCGCCAGTGGCACTGAAGGCGCGCCCACCCAGCTGGTGCCCGCCGAGCGCGACGCGGCGATGGAGGCGCTCAAGGCCGGCACGGTGGACGCGGCCTTCGTGCTCGCGCCGGCGGAGAGCCCCGCGGTGAAGAAGCTCGCGGCGGTGCCCGGCATCCAGCTGCTGAGCTTCGCGCGCGCGGACGCGTACGTGCGCCGCTACCCCTACCTCTCCAAGCTGGTGCTGCCGCGCGGGGTGTTCGACCTCGCGAAGGACGTGCCCGCGCACGACGTGGTGCTGCTCAGCCCCACCGCGAACCTCGTCGCGCGCGACTCGCTGCACCCGGCGCTCGCCTACCTGCTCATGCGCGCGGGCAGCGAGATCCACGGCGGGGCCGGGCTCTTGGACCGGGCCGGTGAGTTCCCCGCGCCCCTGGAGGCGGGCTTCCCGCTCAGCAGCGAGGCCAGGCGGTACTACCAGGCGGGCGTGCCGCTGCTGCAGCGCTACCTGCCCTTCTGGGCGGCGAACCTGGTGGACCGGCTCTGGGTGATGCTGGTGCCCATCATCGCGGTGGTGGTGCCCTTGGGGCGCGCGGTGCCCGCGCTCTACCGCTGGCGGGTGCGCAGCCGGGTGTTCCGCTGGTACGCGCGGCTGAAGGAGATCGAGATCCAGCTCGAGGAGAACCCCGGGCGCCCCATGCTCGAGGACATGCTCAAGCGCCTGGAGGAGACCGAGCGCTCGGTGAACCAGATCCCCACCCCGCTCGCCTACGCGGAGAACCTCTACTTCTTCCGCGAGCACGTGGACGTGGTGCGCCGGCGCCTCGTGCGCCGGCTCGCCGGGGTCGTGGACGACTCACCGGCGGAGACCCAGGCGACCGGCTGA